The genomic stretch GCAGCATCCGGGAGGAGATGGGGGATGAGAGCGACGAGTTCCTCCAGGTGAGGCCGACTCCCggcccccccatagcccccagccctgcctctcccaccctcatcccctccctgcccccaggtcTTTGACAACGACATCTCCTACATCGAGGGTGGCACGGCCAGCGGCTTCTTCACCGTCGAGGACACGCAATACGTCACCAGGTACCGCTggggccaggggctggggggacgcgTGGGGCAGGCGGTGCCCCATGTCCCACCGTGGCTGTCTCTCCCCCAGGCTGTACCGTGTCTATGGGAAGAAGAACGTCAAGCTGGAGCCGGTGGCACTGAAAGGGACGTCGCTGGACCCCCGGTGAGCAGGGGGAGCGGTGAGGGGACACAAGGTCCCTGCGGAGGGACAGGGTGCTGGCAGGGTCCACCCAAGAGGTCGTAGCTGCAGCTCTGGGGTGCAGATCAGTTGTGCCAGCACCTTTCTACAAGGATGTGGGTCCAAACCCCGCtcggcagccccagcagctgcagtgccctGCTCCACAAGGACCCCCAGGGTGGGGAGGACGCTTGGCACACCCCGCCCTCTCCTGACTGTCCTCTCACCTCTGTATCCACCAGGTTCGTCTTCCTCCTGGACCACGGCCTCAACCTTTTTGTGTGGCGCGGGAGCCGGGCCACGCTGAGCGGCACCACCAAGGCCAGGTAGGGCTggtcggggggctgggggtgcagggagcccACCTGCCACCTCACCCGCTCCCGCTGCAGGCTCTTCGCCGAGAAGATCAACAAGAACGAGCGGAAGGGCAAGGCGGAGATCACGCTGCTCGCCCAGGGCCAGGAGACCCCCGACttctgggaggtgctgggggggcagcCCGAGGAGATCCGGCCCTGCGTCCCCGATGACTTCCAGCCCCACAAGCCCAAGCTGTACAAGGTGGGGAGCTGCCGTCCGCGGGGCCGTCGGCGCTgccggggccccgcagccccccctcacccgcgtccccgtcccctccgcaGGTCGGCCTGGGCCTGGGCTACCTGGAGCTGCCCCAGATCAACTACAAGCTCTCGGTGGAGCACAAGAAGAGGCTGAAGGCTGATCTGATGCCGGAGATGCGCCTGGTAGGATGGAGCAGGGAGGTTCTCCCAGTCTGACCAGTAAGACTGGTTTCATGccccctctgcctccagctgtgCCCTGGGAGAGGCAGGTTGGGCCAGCGGGGCCCGGGTGGGGGATAGCCAGCTCTTCCCGGCCGTCTTTCGGGAGCGGGCAGGGTGTTTTCCAGCCAGGAAAGCCCGCGGGTGCCTGACCCCCTTTTTTCCCTGGGGTGCCCgcagctgcagagcctgctggaCACCAAGAGCGTGTACATCCTGGACTGCTGGTCCGACGTCTTCATCTGGATCGGGAGGAAGTCGCCGCGGCtggtgcgggcggcggcgctgaAGCTGAGCCAGGAGCTGTGCGGCATGCTGCACCGGCCCAAGCACGCCATGGTCACCAGGAACCTGGAGGGCACCGAGTGCCAGGTAGGGCAGCCCGCATGCCACGAATGGGCACAGACCCCCGGGCagcggtgctggggagggagacgGGGGCACAGACCCCTTGGacggggtgctgggtgccagggagggTGCTGTGGCCCCGAGTGCGTTACCTGCTCCCCAATTTAGGTGTTCAAGTCCAAGTTCAAGAACTGGGACGACGTCCTCCGCGTGGATTACACCCGCAACGCCGAGACGGTGCTGCAGGAGGGCGGCCTCGCCGGCAAGGTCCGCAAGGATGCCGAGAAGAAGGACCAGATGAAGGCCGACCTCACGGCGCTCTtcctgccccgccagccccccatGCCCCTGAGCGAGGTAGGGCTGGGGAccgtcccctgtgtccccctgcgGCGTTGGGCCGGGTGCTGACGGAGGGGCTGGGTGGCCGCTGGCTGACGGAGTGCGTGGGGCCGCAGGCGGAGCAGCTGATGGAGGAGTGGAACGAGGACCTGGACGGCATGGAGGGCTTCGTGCTGGAGGGCAAGAAATTCGCTCGCCTGCCCGAGGAGGAGTTCGGCCACTTCCACACCCACGACTGCTACGTCTTCCTCTGCAGGTGACACCCGGCTCGTCCCCTCTCCGGGGCTGCTGGACCCCCTTGACCACCCATCTCCCTGCCCAGAGCCTCAACCTGCCCCATCTCCCACGTCACCCCCTGTTCCTGCCCTCAGGTACTGGGTGCCGGTGGAgtacgaggaggaggaggagaagaagaagaagggtgaaggcaaaggagaggaggagggtgaggaagaagaggaggagaagcagcccgAGGAAGACTTCCAGTGCATCGTCTACTTCTGGCAGGGCCGGGAGGCCTCCAACATGGGCTGGCTCACCTTCACcttcagcctccagaagaagttCGAGAGTCTCTTCCCCGGCAAACTGGAGGTGACCCCGCTGCCTACTCctggggggtgacacagggtccCCCAGCTTTGCCTcgcttctcccccctcccctctctgacccccaggcaggggatggcagcggagatgggggctggcagggggtgcAGCTGGGGCTTGGGGTTGTGTCTGGGGGGTGCCCCTGGCCCTGCTGACACCCACCCCTGGCCAGGTCGTGCGCATGACCCAGCAGCAGGAGAATCCCAAGTTCCTCTCGCACTTCAAGAGGAGGTTTGTCATCCACCGGGGCAAGCGGAAGGACAGGGCCAGcccgccccagcccagcctctaCCACATCCGCACCAACGGCGGGGCCCTCTGCACCAGGTCAGCCCTCCCGCGGGTTGCTCCGGGCcgggcagcacccatgggtgccagccTCCTGGCAGGGCACGTGCCGGTGGGCATGGCTGCCTGATCCCTTGCTGACTGTACCTCGTGGGCTTCTTTTCTAGGTGCATCCAGATCAACACGGACGCTGGTCTGCTCAACTCAGAGTTTTGCTTCATCCTCAAGGTACTGCTCATGGCTGAGCACCCTCGGGGATGCTTGGCCACTTGCCCCCCTCCCTGCTTGGGTAGCCCTGACTCTCTGCGCTCCCCCAGGTGCCTTTTGAGAGCACGGACAACCAGGGCATCGTCTACACCTGGGTGGGCCGGGCAGCCGACCCTGATGAGGCCAAGCTGGCCGAGGACATCATGAACCACATGTTTGATGACTCCTACAGCAAGCAGGTGAGGGGGTGGGGGCACAGCGGGGCTTGGGGGCAGCTTACCTGGGTGGCAGCGACCACCAGGGCAGGGGACGGCCACGctcagccctgtccctgccctcgcAGGTGATCAACGAGGGAGAGGAGCCCGAAAACTTCTTCTGGGTGGGCATTGGGAGCCAGAAGCCCTACGATGAAGACGCCGACTACATGAAGCACTCCCGGCTCTTCAGGTGGGTCCTGGTCCAGGTGGGGCTGCTCAAGTCTGTGCTgatccccttcctcctcccacagtGCCCCGGGCCATGCCAGGGGCTCAGTCCTCCCAGGCTTGCCAGGGCACGGCTCCCCACAGCAGGAAAAGCTCCTCTCCAACTCTCTGTCCATCCCTGGGCATCAACCGGCTGAAACAGAGcttctccatcccatcccatcccatcccatcccatcccatcccatcccatcccatcccatcccatcccttcccttccttctgcgCGAGCTGAGTCCTAACAAACTCATGTCTTTGGTACTGTCCCCGCAGGTGCTCCAACGAGAAGGGCTATTTCTCCGTGTCAGAGAAGTGCTCCGATTTCTGCCAGGATGACCTGGCCGATGATGACATCATGCTGCTGGACAACGGGCGGGAGGTGAGCCGGGGGCGTGAGGCCGTCctgtgcccggggcaggggccagATCTGCCCGTGGCTCTATGGGCTGAGCCGGGCTGCACGTCCTTCCCGCAGGTCTACATGTGGGTGGGCACCCAGACCAGCCAGGTGGAGATCAAGCTGAGCCTCAAGGCGTGCCAGGTAGGGCCTCCCTCCTGCTTGCTGCTGATGGGGGGAGGATTTGGGCTTCATCTGCCCTCGGGGCCCTGATCCTGCCCCGTGCACGGCGGTGCAGAGCTCGCAGcagcccccccgggctggggaATGCCAGCCCTGGAGGTGGGCGAGGGCCGGGGACCCCCACGGCTATGCTCTGCCCCAGGTCTACATCCAGCACATGCGCTCCAAGGACCCCACGCGTCCCCGCAAGCTCCGGCTGGTGCGGAAAGGCAACGAGCCCTGGCCCTTCACCCGCTGCTTCCACGCCTGGAGCGTCTTCCGCAAGCCGCCCGCCTAAGGGCCAGGGGCACCCAGCACTCCGGTTACAGCCCCCCGTGGCACGGCCAGACCCCCTGGCACGCTGTGCTGCCGCACACGCCTGCTCCCAGCCAAGCTCGACCCTTGGAGCCACTTCTCCCCAAGCCGGGGCCAGGGGGGAGCGCTGGGGCTGTCCTCTGTCCCCCCTTCTCCCGGCACggggcccagctcagccccttcccttcctGGGGGGCATACGGGGCGGCGTGGGCCCCTGTTACACCCTgcttggggatgctgctgccctaAACCAGTGCCGAGCTCCCCCTGCAACTGGGGGCCAGGGGTGTTTCCCAGTTTGGGTGGGAGGATGCTTTGCTAAAGAGCACTGCGGGGGGGTGAGGGGCTCTCAACCCTGGGCCTTACAGCCATCGCCGCTGTCCTGGGGGGGGCAGACCCCCAGCAGGGGCTGGCCATCGGTATCATATCAATAAAGGCTGCACTTCTCACCCCAAGGCCGTGCCAGGCTCTGACTGCACCCACCTTGCTCCCAagggggggtcccccagccccgaTCCTGCCCCACCGCAGCTTGGGGGGCTCTGGCACCCACCCAGCTCTCCTGGAGGGGGTGGCGGAGGCCGGGACCCCGCAGTCCCAAGGCTCCCTGAACAGCTGCAGTCTAGGCCATTGatattaaatgctttattttcaatattaaaaaccagtatttttaataactaaacAATGCTAAATTcatcttaccaaaaaaaaaaaaaaaaggaggaggtgggggggttTCTACCAGGGACACtacagccccggccccggcaggcaGCGACAGAgcccagggcagcgctgccttgcccggccccccccccagccacacaCGTACCGCAAGAGAGCCCAGGGGGTCCAAAAACAGCCCCGGATCCCCAAAAGGAGAGGGGCAGGTACCAGGCTGAGCCCCGGAGCCACGCAGGGAcagccacgggggggggggtgggggacagagCCAGCGTCACCGCAGCCCCCTGCGAGgatgaggctgggctggggagcccAGGAGGGATTTGGCACAGTGAGACCCCCGGGAtggggcagagggggctggggcagccccatgCCCCGTCCGCCCCCCCGCCAGCACCAGCACGGACCAGGGCCAGGAGCCAGCGTgtccgttccccccccccccacctttcccACGCGATCCCATCCCAAACCCACCCGTGGCAGGAATTAGTGTCAGAAAAGAGCAGCAGGCACGGAGCCCAACCTGGAGAATAGCCCTTGGAGAAGTCACTAAGAGAAAAAGGCCACCTGTGACCCCCCTCCAGTAGCCCTCCCCGGGCTGCTCAAGCCCTCCGGTGCCCACCTGGGAGCCAGGGGCTCCACGCTGGGCTCCCCCGGGAAGGGGACAGTCCCTGTGTGGCAGCCGGAGCAGGGGACAGGGCTGTAAACTGCAGGGAGCCGGGCATGTAAACACAGACCAGGGTACGGaggggccgtgcccgggggctgccggccccccacCTCCCCGAGAGACCAAAACCGGGGGGACGAGGGGGGTCCAcgagccccagccctccccgtaGAGCcggggaaagcagcagcatcccctgggaAGGGGGCTCTGGAGCAGGGGACAGTGACACTCGACCgtgtataaaaaaagaaaattatcttcccCGGGAAGAGTTTGTGCACCACAGCCCCCGGCTCGGGGTCAgcaggggggggccggggccggcggccgggcagggACGCGTGGGGGGGGAGCGTGCCGGAGCCGGGGCACGCCGGCGCGGATGTTAGAGAAGAGACGAGTCTACGTTACACGgggagggggcgtgggggggtcCAGTCGAGTCGCGCGTCCCGGGAATCCGAGCACTGAGATGGGCCGGGGAGGCCGGCGATGCCTGCGGGTGACGCAGCCCCTGAGaaggggacctggggggggggaggcccaGGACAcgctgcctcccccctcccctacAAGCCCCAGGGACCACAGCCCCATCCTCCCCAAGATGGACGGGGATGCCGGGGTTTTGGGGTCCCAGCTCCGAACCCCGCGGCACCCCAGGGTTTGCAGCCGGAGCTGTGTCCCCGCCGCAGTGCGGGGCCGCCCATCCCCATGCCCACCCTGGGGACCACCGCACCTCACTTGATGAGGATCCCCGCGGGCCGGGCCTCGTCCTCGCTGGCGTTCCTCAGGTTCCTCTCCGCTTCCTCCGAGGACCTGGGGCAGAGCGGGGTGAGCGGCAGCCGGGGgcaccgccacggcccctcggtGCTGGTGGCAGCGGCCGTGGGCGCCGGTTACACCGTTCCCCCCCGCCACTCACGCCAGGAAATCCTTCACTTCCTCCACGGTGATGTCCCCGGTGGTGTCCAGCGGGTTCTCCATGCTGCTGTTGGGGGAGTCGATGGGGCCGGGCGAGAAGGCGGCCGGGTGCTCCTCGGGGGACCCTGGGGAGCCACGGGGAcgggagggatggggagcagccGCGGCGCGGGGCCAGCCCCGGAGCAGGGCCCACAGGGACGCGGTGCGCGTGGCAGGGAGGGGGTGGTCGCTCACGGTCACTGTCGGTGGGGGAGCGTTGGCCCTCGGGGCTGCGCGGGACGTGGGTGCCGTTTGCCTGCGGCAGCTTCGGCGTTGCCGTCGAGCTGTTGCTGGAAGGAAACGCGGGAAGAAGTTACCGCCGGAGCCGGTGCCGTGGGGCGGGGGTACAGGGGTGCTGCTGTCGCAAAGCCCCCGCGTCCCCGGGGCACGTCCCACCTGAGGCAGGAGGTGTCCTGGAGCCGGGCGACCTCCAGCCGGCACAGCGGCTCCGTCACGTTCCTGGCGCTCAGCGAGAAGCGCTCGAATTCGGACGGTGAAATTAGGTAGAAACCTGGAGTGGGGAGACAACAAAGAGCCtcagggacccccggcagggctgcagccagagaCGATGTCCCATCTACAAGGGACATCACCCCCAGCCCAGGTCCGGTGCCCTCACCCTGGCCGTGCTTGGTGAAGACGCAGGAGGCGATGCCGCTGATGTCCTCCTTGCGGATGCAGCTGTAGTGGACCTGAGGCCGCAGGCCGGGCACGGTGAAGATGTGGATGTCGCCCAGGTTGGTGAGACAGGCCAGGCAATTCTCCAGCCGCTCCTCGGAGCTGGCGCTGGCCAGGCTCACCAGGGCCACCTTCCGCACCCGGCAGCCCTCGTGCGCCGTCAGCTTGAACTTGGTCTTGGCACTCACTTTGGGCAGCGTGAAGACCTGGGGTGGGGGGCGAGAGGAGCCGGGTGCCACGGGGGAACAGGAACCTGCAGGGTTTCGGGGGGCACCCGAGCAGCCTCCCACCGCGGGGGCCAAAAGCAAAGGGCAGCATCTTCCCCTCGGAGCCACCACCCCGGGGACAAGCGCAGGAGTGCCCCAGGACCTGGTCGGTCACCGCCAGCCCCGTCCCTGCACCCGGGGTAATGGGGACACCCGGAGAGGACACGGGACACGTTGTGGGTGGCGGGTCCCATCCCTGATGCAGGTGGACACCGAGCCCCTGCCACGCTCACCTTGAACTGCTCCTCGGAGGAGATGAGCATGGAGTGGCTGCCCTGCATGTCGGGGGCCTTGGCCAGGTCCCGCGAGACCTCGTAGGGCTCGGGCAGGGGGTTCCCCCGCCCGTCCAGCACCGCGATGGCCACCACCGGCGCCCGGTGCATCAGCTGGATCTCCTTGCCCAGCACCGCCTCCACCGCCCGCTCCGAAAACTTCTCCTGCGACGGCACCTCCAGGGCGTAGGCGAACACCGAGCCAGAGTTGGTCCCTGCCCACATCGTGGGGCCGTGGTgggcggctgcgggggcgggAGTAGCGTCAGAGCCCcctccccatggcacagcaccaGCCAGACCCAGCTCGGGGGCTTTTCCCAGGGAGGGGGCGGGGGTCTCACCATCTCGGAGGAAGGTGTCAGCGAAGTAGAGGCACCGCACCACCCCTGAGAGCGAGTCGTCGGCCGAGCGGGGCTCGATCCGCCGCTGCACGGGCGTCATCTCCACCTCGGGGGGTCCCGCCTGCTCGGCCAGCTGCGCGTTGGcctcctgcacctggggagggggacgcGGGGGTCAGCCCCTGCCCGGCAGGGACGAAGAGCAGCCGTGGCggcccccgctccctgcccacCTTGCTGGAGGGGCTGCTGGCGTTGAGCCTCTTCTTGCCGGACACCCGGCTCTTGCGGATGCGGCGGAAGGACTGCCGCAGGGACTTCTTGAGGGACTTCACACGGGACAGGGGCCCCTCCATGGCCAGCGAGTCGTTGGGGTGCAGCGTACACCTGCGGGCACCGACGTGGCTCAGCGCCCGGACCCCCGCCACGTCGCTCTTGGGGGTCCCCGGCACCGAGATCCCCCCCCCGTACCTGGCCAGCACGGGGTTGCGCCGGTAATAGTCGAAGAGTCCGAAGCCGTGGCTGGTGCCGAAGGCCACGAGGTTCCACTCGGAGTGGAGGGTGACGGCGGTGACGGCAGCGGGGGGCACGCATTGCACCAGCACGCTGGGCTGGAAGCCGGGGGCGAAGGGCAGGGGCCCGTTCCTGGGGGCCAGCCGGTCGTGGCCCTTCCAGGTGAAGCCCTCACGGTCCTGCAGCAGGTCCACGGTGGCCACGCTGACCACGTGCTCCGACTTCTCGTCGCTCAGCTCCATCACCAGCACCTTGCAGGGGACAAGCACGGATGGTGGGGGACGCATGCTGGACCCCCCTGGGAAAGCCGCCCTGCTGCAAGCCAGGGGCTAAACCTTGCGGGTAGGAGCCCTTCACGGACAGGCACGGGGGTCTGCAGGCTCTGAAGTGCCCCCGTGCCGTGTCTCCCCGAGGGGGGAGTCCAGAGGTGCCCGGCAGCCCCCGTTCTGCCCCCCACCACCCTACCTGCCCCGCCGTGCCGGCCACCACCATCTTGGCCGTATACTTGCAGAGAGCGATCTTCTGCACGCCCAGGCGCGGGTCGTCACTGTAGGGATCAAAGCAGCCCACctgcaggagggaggggggggctggcCGCCTTCACGCAGctgcggggcagccccccggtgcacccccacgtccccccaaCAGCTGGCAGGTACCGGCTGCCGCGCACGGGCTGCTCCGGGCATCGCGCCCGGGAAAGGTCTGTCCCCACGCGTCCCCCGGCTCTCCCCCCCCCGGCGCTGGGGCAGACCCGCGAGACAGAGCGCGCAGAACAAGCGTCCCTTGTTGTCCCCACGGGGCGTCACGCGGCAGCTGTGCCCCGAGCCGGGGGACACGTCCCCGGGGCGCAGCCGGGACGGCTCCAGCGGGCGCATCCTCCGTGCCCAGCTCCGGGCTTGCCCCCCTCCCGGCGCCGGCAGAGGCAGGGGGGTGCCGGGGTCCACAGCGAcgtcccccctgccctggggacctCACCTTGCGGAAAGGCGGCCACTCCTCCTCGCCCGCCTGGTTGAGGCTGTCGTTGTGCTCGCAGTCTGTCTGGAAGATGCTGGCGGTGCCCAGCTTGTAGAGGGGCTTCAGGGAGACCCCCGAGGCATCCCAGAACCGCACCGTGCCATCCTCGtgcctgggagggggggggggacggggaggccCTGTTAGTGCAGGGCCCCGACATCTGCCCGGCTAACAAGAGCCGCCTGTGTGCTGGCGGCCACCGTGccagaaggggggggggacaaggggggacaACGCAGCGGGTGACACACTCCTGCCCGGCCATCAAGCCGAACGAGAAGGGGGGGAGCCCACCCAACAAGAGCGGCTGGACCCCCCGCCACCAGCCATTCCCAATCCCCCACGGCAGGAAGGGGCTGAGGATGCGCGTTCCCAGCCCGCTCCGGCGTGTTTCGGGTTTCCcaggccccccctccccgctgccaggcCACTCACCCGGTGAGGAGAAGCCCCCTCTGCGTGGGCTCCTGGGCCAGGTTCTTCCCCCCGTCGATGGGCCAAGCCTtgagggaaggatggagggagggatggaggagcaaAGGAGCGGGAGCAAGCGTCACCCCTCCGCCAGCCCGTCCTGGGGGGCTCGgggacacccccctccccgccatcCCCATCGCTCACCGCGGAGGAGAGCCGGGGGCTCTGCTGCTCGCCGGCACTGATGATCCTCTCCCAGAGCTTGAGGGGCACGTTGGAGACGTGGCAGGAGCAAGTGATGGCGGAGGAGTGGAGCGGTGCCAGGTAGGGGGCAGGGATGGTGGGCCAGCCCGGCGTCTGGAGGTCGATGGCCACCAGCTCTTCCTCCACCAGCACCACGAGGGCACGGGGGTTCTCAAagcctggggaggcagggacaCAGCTGCTGCTAGCAGAGACCCCCACcgccaccccctccctccccggggcggTTCGTACCTCCCTCGGCCGCCTCGGTGCTCTGCACGGTGAAGAAGTCGATGACGCGGGACGTAAAGTCGAGCGTGGCCAGGGTCTGGCCCTGCAGCACGCTGACGCAGTGCCGGTCGCCGTAGCTGGCCCGTGGCATCCCCCCGTTGAAGATGATGAAGGGGTTCCTGGGGGGATGAAACAATCTCCGTCAGACCCCAGACCTCGCCGGGCATCTTCCCCGCAGCCcaggtcccgtcccccccccatgTGTCCATCACCAGCCCAGCCCCGTGCTGCAGGGACGTACCCCGACTCACAGGTCCGCCAGAGGATTTTGCTGATGGCTTTGCAAGGGAATGGacctgaaacaaaaatatcaacCCCGCGGTTGCGGCACCGGCACCGAGATGGGGCCATCAGCTCCCAACCCCGTACCCCGTACCGTAGGGGATGGTGGACATGACGGGCTGCTGGCTCCTCTGGCTGGCACCGCTCACCGCCCACACCATGTACCCGCCGTCGCTGTGGGAGCTGATGATGCTCTTCCCGCTCTGCTCCCACGCCAGGCTCTCCAGCTGCTGCGGGGGCACACGGGGAGCTCGACACCcgggacggggtggggggacggACAAGCACACGaggccgcggccccgccagccccccgccatCCCCGGTACCTGGTTCCCCAGGAAGAGGTGCTGGACGGTGCGCGTGCTCTGCTCCCAGAGGACCACCAGCCCCCGGCTGTACCCGATGAGGAGCTGGCCGCTGTTGCGCGGGTGCTCCTGGATGGATTCCACCGGCCCCAGCGCCTTCCCGCAGCGGTAGTCATCGGGGACGCTGCGTGGGGGACGCACACAGGGGGGGATCAGGGGcgggctgggggtggtggggagggggcgcggggccggcagggcTCACCTCTGCAGGATCTCATCCGGGAAGAGGGTTTTGTcctccagcagtgccagggcgggcagggcgaggaAGTACACCGCACCGCCCTCGGTGCCCAGGCAGGCCACCGCGCAGGTGGATGTCGGCAGGACCACCGTCACCCGCGTGATGCcgggggagcagctgggggggggagcggggggctgcgtCAGCCCCACGCTGGGTCTGGGGGAGCGGCGGAGAAACCCCAAACCTCCCCCGCCCCGACGctgcatccccatccccgctgGCCCAggaggacggggacagggacagcgtCAGCACTAATAGCAATTAGAGCCATTAATCACCCCCGGGGCCCTGCCAGCACCTACAAAAAGCCCAGGgctgcattcccccccccccccccgccacagcATCCCAGTCGGGATCGAAGGAGCATTCCAGCGGGGAAGCCACCGCCACCGAGGGGACCTTGGCCACCATCCCGCCCGAGCGGGGACGGCTGCTCCCACGCGTCGTTCCCAGCCGGCAGCGGTATCGCTCCCGGCCGCAGCCCCACAGCGGGCGGAcggctggggacaccccccccccccgcccaaggCAAGTACTTAGCGCTGTCGGACCCTGGGCGTCCCGGGAGGCCAAAGCTGCGGGTCTCCTCCAGGTGGGAGCAGCCCTCCTTCTGGCAGACCTCCCAGAGGTGCAGCGTGTTGTCAtccagcagggagaggagccagccctggagggggggggggggacagcagtggggtgggtggggggctgggggggccgctgCCAGGCCCCCCCGGGGACACCCACCTACCTGGCCGGGGAGAAAGTGCAGCTGGGTGACGGTGGCCGTCTCCTTGTGCAAGCCCGTCAGTTCCACGCCCGGCGCGCCGTATCTGGGGGGGGCCGTCAAAGAAGCAACGAGAGTagagcccccagcaccccggcaaACCCTTGGACtccccccaaattccccccccccaggtcacAGTTTTGCAAGCAGGAGCCAGTTTAGCCCCGTGTCCCTGGGGAGAGCcagggctgagcatccctggCAGCACCCCACGTCGGAGCCGGAGGGTACCACCATGCCTGGCGCCAGCTGGGATCCACCGAGCACCTCCACCGGGATGCCCCGGGGTCAGGATGCGGCCGGCACGTGGCCGGGGTGGGTGTGCGTGGGCcaggccagctcctgccctctgccaccctcttcttcctcagctgcagGGCCGTGGCCGAGCAGAGGCAcccggcagccccggccagcCCGGCACGTACCGCCAACAGGGTGGGGTTCGGCATGCGCCGGCACGGCCTCACTCACCCGACTGGTCCCGGCTCCTCCGCCGGCGacgctgctcagcaggaaccgGGGCAGGACCCGCGTGGCAGCTCCAGCACCGCACGGCGCGCCCCGACCCGGCGTCTCCCCGACACCCCCGGGACCCGGCGagctgcttcccccagcccgGCGTCACCGGTGCACGGCGCAGCTACGGCTCGGCACGCTGCGTGCCGGGGGTTTCCACCCTCCGGCCCCCGTGGTCCTCGCCCCCGGCCACCCCCCGGGTGCCCTCGGCGTGGGGAACCGGCCCAGCGGCTCTGCCCAGACTGACAGGCAGGAGCTGTCTGGCAGCGCCAGGCACAGCCGAGCCGGCAGAGCCAGGCCAGAGCTGCCGAGGCTTTGGGGAGACCAGACAACGGGGTGTgcgagggggagcggggggagcacACAAGGGGGCTCTGGGCgcggtggggacaggggacacccccCCGTCCGCACTCGTCCCGGGGTCCTTCCGCACCCAAAATGGTGCCGCTGGCCAAAAGACAGGCAGTCCTCGTGGCAAGCGGCCAGGGATCACCAGCGGCACCGGCTCGCTGCGATGGGGGTCCgagcccagggacccccagccacCCCGGGGGATCCCCCGGGCAGCGGCATCCCCTCGATGCCGGGCTGTCTGCAGCCAGATCCACCCAGCCTGGTCggggagcacccacgggtgcccccacTAACCAGTAGCACCAGTCAGGCCAGCTCCGGCTGCCGCCTcacccggccccggcctccctgACACCGTGAACCTCCAGAAGCACCTTCTCGGCGGCAGCTGGAGCGGGACCGGGTGGG from Mycteria americana isolate JAX WOST 10 ecotype Jacksonville Zoo and Gardens chromosome 12, USCA_MyAme_1.0, whole genome shotgun sequence encodes the following:
- the LLGL1 gene encoding lethal(2) giant larvae protein homolog 1 isoform X2, yielding MMKFRFRRQGADPHRDRLRHDLFAFSKTVEHGFPSQPSALAYDPTLRVMAIGTKAGAVKLYGAPGVELTGLHKETATVTQLHFLPGQGWLLSLLDDNTLHLWEVCQKEGCSHLEETRSFGLPGRPGSDSANCSPGITRVTVVLPTSTCAVACLGTEGGAVYFLALPALALLEDKTLFPDEILQSVPDDYRCGKALGPVESIQEHPRNSGQLLIGYSRGLVVLWEQSTRTVQHLFLGNQQLESLAWEQSGKSIISSHSDGGYMVWAVSGASQRSQQPVMSTIPYGPFPCKAISKILWRTCESGNPFIIFNGGMPRASYGDRHCVSVLQGQTLATLDFTSRVIDFFTVQSTEAAEGGFENPRALVVLVEEELVAIDLQTPGWPTIPAPYLAPLHSSAITCSCHVSNVPLKLWERIISAGEQQSPRLSSAAWPIDGGKNLAQEPTQRGLLLTGHEDGTVRFWDASGVSLKPLYKLGTASIFQTDCEHNDSLNQAGEEEWPPFRKVGCFDPYSDDPRLGVQKIALCKYTAKMVVAGTAGQVLVMELSDEKSEHVVSVATVDLLQDREGFTWKGHDRLAPRNGPLPFAPGFQPSVLVQCVPPAAVTAVTLHSEWNLVAFGTSHGFGLFDYYRRNPVLARCTLHPNDSLAMEGPLSRVKSLKKSLRQSFRRIRKSRVSGKKRLNASSPSSKVQEANAQLAEQAGPPEVEMTPVQRRIEPRSADDSLSGVVRCLYFADTFLRDAAHHGPTMWAGTNSGSVFAYALEVPSQEKFSERAVEAVLGKEIQLMHRAPVVAIAVLDGRGNPLPEPYEVSRDLAKAPDMQGSHSMLISSEEQFKVFTLPKVSAKTKFKLTAHEGCRVRKVALVSLASASSEERLENCLACLTNLGDIHIFTVPGLRPQVHYSCIRKEDISGIASCVFTKHGQGFYLISPSEFERFSLSARNVTEPLCRLEVARLQDTSCLSNSSTATPKLPQANGTHVPRSPEGQRSPTDSDRSPEEHPAAFSPGPIDSPNSSMENPLDTTGDITVEEVKDFLASSEEAERNLRNASEDEARPAGILIK
- the LLGL1 gene encoding lethal(2) giant larvae protein homolog 1 isoform X1 — encoded protein: MMKFRFRRQGADPHRDRLRHDLFAFSKTVEHGFPSQPSALAYDPTLRVMAIGTKAGAVKLYGAPGVELTGLHKETATVTQLHFLPGQGWLLSLLDDNTLHLWEVCQKEGCSHLEETRSFGLPGRPGCSPGITRVTVVLPTSTCAVACLGTEGGAVYFLALPALALLEDKTLFPDEILQSVPDDYRCGKALGPVESIQEHPRNSGQLLIGYSRGLVVLWEQSTRTVQHLFLGNQQLESLAWEQSGKSIISSHSDGGYMVWAVSGASQRSQQPVMSTIPYGPFPCKAISKILWRTCESGNPFIIFNGGMPRASYGDRHCVSVLQGQTLATLDFTSRVIDFFTVQSTEAAEGGFENPRALVVLVEEELVAIDLQTPGWPTIPAPYLAPLHSSAITCSCHVSNVPLKLWERIISAGEQQSPRLSSAAWPIDGGKNLAQEPTQRGLLLTGHEDGTVRFWDASGVSLKPLYKLGTASIFQTDCEHNDSLNQAGEEEWPPFRKVGCFDPYSDDPRLGVQKIALCKYTAKMVVAGTAGQVLVMELSDEKSEHVVSVATVDLLQDREGFTWKGHDRLAPRNGPLPFAPGFQPSVLVQCVPPAAVTAVTLHSEWNLVAFGTSHGFGLFDYYRRNPVLARCTLHPNDSLAMEGPLSRVKSLKKSLRQSFRRIRKSRVSGKKRLNASSPSSKVQEANAQLAEQAGPPEVEMTPVQRRIEPRSADDSLSGVVRCLYFADTFLRDAAHHGPTMWAGTNSGSVFAYALEVPSQEKFSERAVEAVLGKEIQLMHRAPVVAIAVLDGRGNPLPEPYEVSRDLAKAPDMQGSHSMLISSEEQFKVFTLPKVSAKTKFKLTAHEGCRVRKVALVSLASASSEERLENCLACLTNLGDIHIFTVPGLRPQVHYSCIRKEDISGIASCVFTKHGQGFYLISPSEFERFSLSARNVTEPLCRLEVARLQDTSCLSNSSTATPKLPQANGTHVPRSPEGQRSPTDSDRSPEEHPAAFSPGPIDSPNSSMENPLDTTGDITVEEVKDFLASSEEAERNLRNASEDEARPAGILIK